TGTCTGAACCCTTTCCCTGGTCACACCCAAATATGTGAGGACATCTAGACCAGTAGGCCACCTTGGTGGTGGTTGGATTCTTTGTCAGTTCTCAAATAGATATACATAGCCAATGTGATTGTGAACACTATGAAGCATCAATAGAACATACTAATTAGTGTGACAATTCAATAGGTTATTTCTAGACTGAATCACAAACTCCTGTGTTCttgttttgtgtatgttttaCTTTCTGTAGGAAGGAATTGCTCTTCACTGTGTGAGATAGAGGTTGCAATTTTCCTGGCATTTCAAACAACCAGACAGTACAAATTCCAgaacaactaattaaaaaagCCTAAAGGATTCATTTGAGGTGGGTGTTCAGAAAATAGTGAATGAAAGAAGCGAACACAAGATGAAAGATGATAATATGTTCACTAGTCATATGCACTAAGCAAAGACGAACTTCAGGTTTTATAGCATAACAGATAGGGTGTAAAATCTTAAATCAATCAGAGGCACACGGATTACATCAATTTGACAAAACCACACAAGCATGGTATAAGATTTGTAGTTTAGAAACGACTGAGTTATGTAGAATGAAGTTTGGAGGTGGAAACTATATGTCACGATTATTGTATGTTCTCTTTACTTCTAGCACGGCTGCAGAACATAACTTTCTGCTTCCAGATAATTTATAACAAATCAAGAGAGTATGAAGAAGACCACACAGATAACCATTTCAGAACGCGTCAGTTCAAGAAAGGAGTATAACGATAATTCCAGATTCCAGAGGAATAAGAGGAaatagtcaaaaaaaaaaaagaaataaaaaatcatcATGATTAAAATTACGACAGAGCAGTAACAACCGCACGAGTATTAACTTCATGGAGcataataatatttgataaagcCAGAATCCGCACTACCAAAGAACATGAGTTATTAAAGGAGTGAgggatgaaagaaaagattctATTGAAGTCTAATGAGTGCCACTGGATAGAGCCTAAGATAAACCTTAAGGAAACTCCAGGGAGAAGAACCGAGGAGAATGAGATCTGTTTCATGATAAAATGACCTTAAGGCACGAAGCACGACAAAGGCAACATCTGAAGGAGAAAGTCCCACAAGTTTAAGCCATTCACCTTCATTGTCAGAATCCTCGTAAGTCGTAATTAGGTGGCCATGATGAAAGCCTGAATCAAGTTTTCAGCTGCTTTCTTTTGGTCAGATGTCCCAGATATCACAGCCACACGATCACCCCTGGAAGATTTGGGGTCAGATATCTCTACCGCAGCTCCCGATATCTAAAAGACAAGCAAAACTCGCTCTAAATCTAAATATTACTAGAGAAAAAAGAATACAATTAGTGAGAGTCGATCAATAAAGTAAGAGAATCACCTTGCGAATATTGTCTACATTGGCTCCACCTTTACCCATCACTTTACCAACCGCATGACCAGGGATCAACATCTCGGAGGCAGCAGGAGACAATCTGATTAAAATGAAAGATCAAAACAATAAGAGACCTGCGACCGGGAATACAGAAATAGCAAGGAGTGACATTACAGCTGGATATTTCAGAAAAAAAAGCACTAACCTTCCATAGAGCTGCTTTGACGAATATGAAGACAAAGATCCATAGCCAGTGTCACTCATCTATAGCAACAAACAATACCCAGTTTAgcataaaagataaaagttgTGAGAGAATGTAAAAGTAGGGTGTGTTTGGTTTATGGATATAGGAAGGAAGGAATGACTTTCATTCCCATTGAAATTTTTTAGTAAATGACTTTAGGACTATAGTTAGGTATCAAACCCATTAAGGAATTAACTAAGGATATTCTAAACCCACATCGGGTGGTGGGTTTGAAACCCATGCCCAGTCTTCTTAAATCCCAAAGTCTAAGTGATTTCAAGTTtaaaaccaaacaccccctcaATGTTGGTCCAATTATGTGGCATACCGGTAGTGAGCCATATCCATAGCTTGACGATAGCAAGCCCAAGCGACTTTCGGTCTCAGCTCTGTGCTCATAACCCAAAGGAGTAACTGATGAACCAGTCGGCAAGACTGAAGACATAGGAAGCCCGCTGCCACCAGCATACATGGAATCCTTTCCTAAAGATGGATTGCGACCACTATCTCTATCTTTCAAAATATCATCTCGAAGCCGGAGAACTATCTGAACAAGCGCATCCCTCACACTGCCAACTTCTCCAATGACCTACATGTTTGACAGACTTAGTTAAAAGGAGCTTCAGATGATCAactcttttaaataaaatgaaaagtacCTCAACAAGTTCATCAGTATCATCTGCACATTTGGGCTTATCACCTTTTGATATGCGAATGTCTGCTCTAGATCTCTTCCGAATTTCATTTATGATTGAACCACTTTTACCAATAATGCATCCAATAACTTTGGATGGGATGAGGAGCCTTAGGGAAACATTatcctcatcttcttcatttatCTTTTCTTGTAGTAATAGAACTGCTTCAACGGCCATGGATTTGACATCATCCAAACACTATAAAAAAGGCACATAAAATCAGATACATATTACAAAAAAAGCCTCTAGGGCATTTATCAAAGATGTTAAACCAAATACAGGTAAATAATTGTTTTTCTCTCATCTCTCTTTACGTATCTGACAATCACTTCTCAATACAATTCTCTCTGTGAAGTGTGAACAAAATTAATCTTAAGAAATTGGATTTCATTTTGGAACGTTTGAGAGTGTAAAGAGCCATACCTCTGTGGCTGAAATTGTTATAATGCATTCATCACGTCTGGTGTCATCAACATCAATACGAGCACCACTAGCTTCTCGAACACTTCTAATAGAAGCCCCACCCCTTCCGATAACACGCCCAATGTTGTTAAATGGGCACAAAACCCTGATGGTTAACTCCCCGGATATAGATGCACCAGGATATCCAGAAACCACAGGGAGGGCGGAAGAGTAAATTGGCCATGTGCTTGCTGAATCTCCAAAACCTTGAAGTTCTGGTACATGTGAAGCACTTAGAACAGAAGGAAGTGATCTCGAGGCTATATATGAATCTACTCCGGGGTATAGGCCAGCAGCAGGATAAATGGGTACATCAGAAGGTATAATGATGTTTGCGGGGGCTTCGGGAACAGATGTCTCAAGAGGAATCAATTCCTTTGGAGAGAACTTGTACATAATTGAAGAAACTGCAAATAGTGCTCTTTTAACTGCCTCAGGTTCACCAGTTATCTATATTAAACAAAGTGTTAAAGAAGTTAATAGCAACACAGAAAGCATATTCTTTTCTGTTACTCTCAGTCTCTCACCCCCCTCTGAGTAGCATTCTCAATGGAGAATCACTTAACAATAGCATATTATCTTTTGCAACTCAGTAAAAACCGTTCAGTATACACTTGCGAATTATTCAATATTTACCACTTCAACAATCAGTTAACATGCCAGTGTTCTACGACATTCAGCAAAGTATGGTACAAGAAaactgaacaaaaaaaaacagcaTAATTGTGTCCGAGACTCCGAACAAACTATCAAACCACCACAATTATCTATTTCCGTGCGTGCAGCTTTACACTATCAGTATCTATGAATTAAGGCTAACCTGCACAAAGTTGTCGTAGTCCATGGCACACGAATCATTAGGGTCACCAACATCTTTAGGAGAAACTTTAATGTTTGCCCTTGTCCTGCTTCTTAACTTCTTTATAGTTGTCCCCGCCTTCCCAATAATATTGGCAGACTGACTAGCCGGAACAAGAATTTGGCACTCTTCCTTATCTTTCCACTTTTTATCAGAATCACGATCACTGGCTGATTCAATCACATTTGCAATTGCACTATGCACCCTCAAAAGCGCATCCTGAGCAGGGCATACAGGATCGATATCACCCAGTTCCCCATCAGGCTCAATATCCGCTTTCTCGTCGACATAACAATATATAGTTATAACCCTGTTTCTAGAACCCGGAAATGGGTCCACTATCTTAACCTTTGCCCTTGTATCTTGCCTTATCGAATTAATAACCTTGCCACTTTTTCCAATCACACTCCCAATAAACCGGTCTGGACATAATATTCTATACACAACTAGGTCATCATTATCCCTATTACTATTATTTCTATCATCTCTTTCGTTTCCTCTTCTTCTCTGGTTCTTGTAATCTCGGTTGTTGCCCCCATCCCTATCCCTCTCTCCATGTCTATCCCTCTCCCTATCCCTCTTATTGCGTTGACGCCTTCCACTCTCACCCATTCTTCACTAGTCTGCATAGCAAAAAGTATGAAATCAATACTCTCTCAGTCTCtctgttccaaaaaaaaatttatacagtCACTTCaagttaattaaacaaaaaatgcaaaaattcactcaaaatcaaaactttttcaaaaaatcactcaaaatatattacaaaaaaaccatcaaaaactctcaaaatcaaaacttgttcAAAAATTCactcaaaatataattaaaaaaaaaactaatattataactttaaacaCTCACTCAAAATTTCAAAGATTTactcaaaatatatatcaaaaactcaTTCAACATCAAAACTTTTTCAGAAAATCActcaaaatatattacaaaaataaataaaaaaaacttcgaAACTCcctcaaaatcaaaactttttcaaaaaaacactcaaaatatattaacaaaacttCAAAAAGTcgttcaaaatcaaaacttgttcAAATATTCactcaaaataaataaataaatatataactttataaaCTCACTCaaaatcataactttttcaatataaaatCCACTTTATCATGAGAAAATTATGAACAAAACTTTGAAAGacaattaatatgaaaatactcAAGCAATCAAAGTCATTGAACACGATAAACTGAATTAATTTTCCAAAACgaaattataaaatcaaaaaactaaTATATGTTACGAATTAATAATGTATAGgcaatgaaaatttaaaattgaaaagaataTATTGCATTGTTGTCGGTATAAATTgatgatttacatatataaaatataataatatgatatgaatatAATTAGAATTAAAAGTGAAGGAATCGAACCTGATTATTAATTTACCAACAGCAAAAGAAAATCGAAAAAGAAACCCTAGAGCTTGTTACAAAGATAGGTAtcgaataaaatcaaaatagatATAATGaatgatatttttatatatttgtaacacATACACATTGCCCATATTACAAATATTACCCTTCACATTTTTATTGCTAtgatacaacaacaacatccCATCTTTATGAACGGGATGTAAGAGTTAAAATATagacattcttttttttttattaaagagtGAAGAGACTATTTTCATAAATACTTCCGACTAAATGAGTCAAAagtaaaatattgtaaaaagttTAGTAAACATAGTGCATATATGTTGACCAAGTATCATTTCAATGGCTACGTAtgttaaataaaagaaagtcaTTTTTATGTGACATGTTTATGTTAAATGGAATGTCATTTTTCAACATGATTAATGATATGACAAAAAGGTACTTGCACGATACGACGGTGTAATTTTAGcaatggtggtggcggtgatggatCGTGGTGGTGTGTCATGTGGTGACGGTGGTAATATAATGACGGCGGCAGTGGCAGCAACGATTGGCGATGATGGCGGCGACATTGGTGGGGTGGGGCAGCGGCCGACAGTGATGATGGACACTGTTGGTGTtgatgtgtgtatgtgtgagaAAAAGAGACgtgattatgtgtttgataTATTAAGGGTGTTTAGGGttattttggtaatatttaatatatgtttaatttcctTAAAGAGGGTAGTTTGTTTTAAAAGGATAGATTTggacttttttttctttctgaatATAAGTGAGAATAAGAAATCAGATAAAATTCACCATATAATGGTAAAGTCTTACATGTAGattagacaacgagatgttgattGTAGGTAATTACAAATATTCGGAAGGAAAAACCCAAAGTTTGTCATTACTAAAGATGAAATCCAAAACCTTAGGTATAACTGGGGTGTTTTTAACCAGCTGACCAACCATCATTACTAATATAATATGAACTTAGagtctgtttgtttttttttcttgtaatattttgtcAATATATAAAAGCTAATTGTTCTtgcattgaaatttaaatatgtgtacgaaattaaactaagttaataaaaaatttaaggcatgtaatgaaaaattcaaactcattatgtgtttataattatataccatGTATTCAATCTCTTTAtgtaactaagagatgatagtttcataggtgacatttttagttttttgtcacattagatttttaaagaGGTGTCATATTTCcaattaaattgttatatctatgttgccatgtacaatctttatcatcaattttgatcataatcattaatcataatcctaatcattaatgtttaattttccattttatatataagtacaaagattatatatatttatactacttttttttaattaattcaatgataattatcttttatcaaataagattgtttattatattatgtttattttttgaaaagtatttattatattatatttaataattatatatcatgagaaagacttttatgatttaaatatttatgtttaattagaCTTGCTTTTATATACTtagtgtatataatatattcataaattataattttattttttttatcagtcgtaatctgatagttctttatattaccataactatgaataataatgtaagtatcaattattgtttttatatttttgttctcAATTATCCCGCACAACatacgagtttaatctagtatctagtatatatagtgaatgacatgctttttcttttattaataaattaatagttatctatattagttaaataatagtCGGATAATCTAAAAGACctatattgtatataatataattgtaaacgatttgataacttaataatacGGTTACAATATAAACTCATACATGCATGAGTATATACATTAGTTCATTATATTTACACATTACACTGATCGATCGATCTATGGCTTCTTAGGTATATAcatactttattaaatatacaaaatttaattatttcaaatacaaggactaatattgtgttttcttaatattagtgattaaatattaatggtgCATACTGTAAATTagtaatggaaaacaaaaaagtgtaaattatccaaagtagatggactaatgttgtatttacttaatattaaatttggtaatggtactattatttagatctaatgattgtaattaaaagtttgaactcatctaatggtccttgtttctccataaaagaatttaggacgttgttatatatatattgatagatagatagatagatagatagatagatggaatgaataataatgataaaaaaaaagaagaaaaaagtaactaaatatatttaaaatcttCATTAACGGCAAATTGATCATGTGAGCTTAGCTCTAGCAAGCTAATCGATCCATACACATATTCGAGTATTTGACCATCAATAATAAGAAGatgagaaaataataataaagaaaaaacattgCATATGAGATAAATAGCAATATTTGACTTTTAATCGAACATCACATGATCAAAGTGGAagttaatttcattaattaGGATATGTGGCCTATAGTTGATCAGAAAACAGAGTACcataaaaattattttcaatTCTTTCATACCACCTAATTGTTGGAAATTTAATgtacatttattatttaatatgtttaaataatataacataaaatattcaACTAAATAGATAAGTTAAAATGAAGTTGAAAGTGTATTTACTTAACGTGGGTTTGTCCCATATTGATAGAAGTATAAACATTAAACGTGTTTATAAAGAGGAGTATTGGAGGAATAATAATTCTTTagggctacaccccaagtggACAAGGAGGGTGCGAAACGCACGGGGTAGTGGGCGATAAGGCGTAATGTTGCGTTTTAGTGACGCGCTTTACACGCTCGCATCGCTGCTTTAGAGCCGCCTTTGTTTTTGGCTAGCTCGACTCGGCTCGATTATGACTTCCATGGCTTAGTGGGTTAACTTACCTGGCATTACACTTGACTTAATTTCAAGTGTAACACCTGTTGTTTAAGCATGCAAGCCAACAAATGTCCCACTAAATCTTCCACTAActgatttatatgtatataaatcatacttggtggaaTTCTGGAAGATTAacaacacaaaacacactccAATCTGGATCATCAACCAGAATTTCTCTTTTTCACTTCACTTCGACTTGTGCTTGAAGGTAAATTCTAGGTTGTTGGTTAACTCCGGTAGTACAATCTGCTTTGGCCGTTGTTCATTGGGAAACTGACGTATTCACTTGGGTGGCCCGAAATCAATTTTAAGGGACCTCTGTTTAACAGAATCCTCAACCCATTTTGCCTTCTTCTTTcctgtttttatgtttttgtttcatttctttcttGTATTGTTTAGTTAATTGTTAATTTAGTTGTAATATTCTGTTGTAATTCGaatgtattattaataaaatgttatttttttaatggtgtTTCTACACTAATTACTTTCTAGACGTCATGTTATACTAATTAAAGATCTTTGACCATGGGGGGATCTGCCTGGGTTCGAGTCCTACATCTTACATTTGTGGGGATGGATTAATAAGGATTTTTCAAGAGTTAtgggtttcatctcagacatgcgTCTAATTTAAGAGTAGGAGTGAATTAGAATgacgtttaaaaaaaatgaaaatagctTTAACATGGCGAAAAAATGTTTGCAATTTTCTTTTGCATGACCAAAGATTAAAAAATTGCATTCTAATTTATactacctatataaacaaactaccccttcCCCCATTTAACTCTCTATCTTTGAATTATCTAATATACCCTCTACATTTAAACTACCTCTACACACcttatccctgaaattccaaaattacccttaataaaaaaacccacaattacctaaaactcatattgttataaaatccccattaactctaaaattattgttgctacggataagaaaaacatcttaattgtataaattatattacaaaatgtttaaacaataattgtctttttataactcacgaaattatGAATCAATTATgtcctttataaaaattttaatctttgactatttatttttttaattgccttggtctcctcccctacaattgtaaatggttatttttcatagttagtgtttgcacttcattattttttacaCCTAATACacgacttatttttagaatgatatatatggttagatcctgcattgatgcatctcatgaaagtaaactgAACGCTATAAACCGTTACGGTATTTAAATCGTTATAGACTgtcgccgctgcaacgcgcggacaccacTCTAGTTTTCACTATAGAGCACACAAAAGACAACACATACATGTAACTTAACATAGAAAGTTTCCATAAGAGAAATGCTATCAATGTTTCAAAGCATTGCAAAAATGCAACTGATGCAATTTTCATAAAGCAAGCAAGCCGGGAGCAAGTACTTGTCGACCTCTCTTCAACGGAAGATTATTCAGAtcaatgtttaaaaagtaaaatagtaACTCATTTGACACTCCGGTAGCATCGATCGTCAGAGTCAAACGGTTAGCTTGATAATCCTATTAATCCATAACAAACTTTGCTTAACAGAACTTGTATGTAAACATGCATATTACATAAGCTTATCAAACAGTATCAATCTCATCTACTAAAATAGGATAATCTTATACTGCAAAAAAAGTATGCAGTTGGGTTTTAGATTCTATGTTGTACCTCTTTTAGTCAATAAGAACATAATTTGCATCATCTAGGATACTGTCTCTGTCTCCAGAAGTTAGTGTCCTGTTGTTCCTAGGAACGTGCTTACGAACTTGAGCATGAGTCTCGGCTTCATGCTGAAACATGTTGACAAGCTCTTGGAGCTCCAATTTCCGCACTTCCACCTGCTCTTCAGTTATTGGCTTTTTCAATCCGAAGTATAGCAAACCGACAGCAATTAATACGACTCCTATGAAGAAGAGAATTCCAGCAAACAAACCAAAGGCATATGGTGTGTTTGCGCCCCCCGGTATCCCGTCAACATTGATTCCAAATAAGCCAGTGATGATGGAGAGGACAAGGCCACCCCCTCCAAAAACAGCCAAATTATGTGTTACTCTTGTGCTTCTATCCTGAAAATTATAGGGGAAAAAAACCTGTCattttgtttcatatataattattcgAAGATTACTAAATCGAATGCTAAAATGCTTTTTGGCCTTGTTGCTTATACagcactttttttctttcaaacacTCAAACGGCTATTTATTATATCTTTAAACAATAAAAGCACATCAAAACACTAAATTCTACGGCCTGTATTCTAAGAGTTGACCATTTGAGCCATTATTCTAGTACATGATCACTTTCAAACGCAGATCTGAGCACATCCTTAAACGTACATAGTCATACATATGAGGAAATTCAAGTTCACATCCTTATCCTTCACCTCCTAAGGTATAATGGAACATAAATATGTGATGACAAAACTGCCAATTTCTATgtaactcaaaaaaaaaaaaaaaacccgccAATATCTATAAACAAACCTGCAGCCATGCTCGTTTTGTACCCTGCATGACATCTTGAACTGTAAATATGCGACCACGAACTGCCTCTTGTTCCTCAAGCATTTGCCTTGTGCTCTTTCTTATGCTATCAAGCAACATTTTAGTTGTATTTCCCCTCAAATGTTGAAGAAGTTCAAACACTATCTCTTCCCTTGCATGCAGTGACCATTTGACACGAATAACCTGCAAAACCAAATGTCATAAATGAAGGAGAACTTATCTGAGGAACTTCCTCAGTTTCTTGCAATTATAGTATACTCATTTTTCCGTTTAGAGTTAGCAAGTCAAGTAATAACTAGATTATACAAGCAAGGCTTGGATAAAGTGGTTAACACCCtagcctctggagacagaggtcaagggttcgatcctTAAGGCCGggggtccttttctaccttagGTGGAACTGGGAACAACCTCCGTAGGTAGGATAAGGAcataaggttgtctacatctcaacctcccacATACACAGTCATAGACGGTATTGAGATCCATAACCCATGGAAGACAGTATTGGGTGTTACTTAATTACTTACTAAAGGCAAGTAATTAGAATGAGAGtactttaagaaaaaaaaaattcatttattaacTAAATgatcaaacaatatataaaaaccaAAGGATAATGGATATATTACAACACTTGATTATTGCCTAAAATATGGagtgtcatttttataaaagacGTTTCAAATAAACCACTCAACTAAACTTAAATTACACATTAACTGAATTTAAGCATTATAAGTTTTATCCACCCATAATAGGCAACAAGTCAATATCAACTCATGAGAATGGAATCCGGTATCTATGAACACATTAGTGACTCCCATATTAGAAACTTGTTTTTGATAGGGATGGTTAGTAACCAGTTTGATGACCATTTAATCCATTCTAGCAAAAGAGAGTCTAGTTGTTGAAAACCACCAACTCAACTCttatcatgataattataacaAACCTGTTGTGATAACCTTCT
The sequence above is drawn from the Erigeron canadensis isolate Cc75 chromosome 4, C_canadensis_v1, whole genome shotgun sequence genome and encodes:
- the LOC122595146 gene encoding KH domain-containing protein At4g18375, with the protein product MGESGRRQRNKRDRERDRHGERDRDGGNNRDYKNQRRRGNERDDRNNSNRDNDDLVVYRILCPDRFIGSVIGKSGKVINSIRQDTRAKVKIVDPFPGSRNRVITIYCYVDEKADIEPDGELGDIDPVCPAQDALLRVHSAIANVIESASDRDSDKKWKDKEECQILVPASQSANIIGKAGTTIKKLRSRTRANIKVSPKDVGDPNDSCAMDYDNFVQITGEPEAVKRALFAVSSIMYKFSPKELIPLETSVPEAPANIIIPSDVPIYPAAGLYPGVDSYIASRSLPSVLSASHVPELQGFGDSASTWPIYSSALPVVSGYPGASISGELTIRVLCPFNNIGRVIGRGGASIRSVREASGARIDVDDTRRDECIITISATECLDDVKSMAVEAVLLLQEKINEEDEDNVSLRLLIPSKVIGCIIGKSGSIINEIRKRSRADIRISKGDKPKCADDTDELVEVIGEVGSVRDALVQIVLRLRDDILKDRDSGRNPSLGKDSMYAGGSGLPMSSVLPTGSSVTPLGYEHRAETESRLGLLSSSYGYGSLPMSDTGYGSLSSYSSKQLYGRLSPAASEMLIPGHAVGKVMGKGGANVDNIRKISGAAVEISDPKSSRGDRVAVISGTSDQKKAAENLIQAFIMAT